A single Anatilimnocola floriformis DNA region contains:
- a CDS encoding NfeD family protein translates to MPQIAQLNRPAVSRWTLWSLALVAVYALVSVMSPAAIAFDHPAIPPLPPKKKAKDERPADPNVDKAVAKAKGEPKEQAKEEKAATVVVIQVPLPLTGNVDQLVQGQISRAVKRLPADAKRPTLILEFRPEAESAGEGSDFSRAHSLARYLVGEDLATVKTVAYLPHSVKGHAVLPVLACEQIVMSKDAELGAAGVDEKLLDETMRGAYREFATRRLTIPPAVALGMLDDDLEITRVTTPDGVRYETAEGVAKLRADGLANREDTLFRGGEKHFLDGNRMRQYGFATHLAEDKPSLAAALNVSPASLRAPLVPDQGWKPIRVEIDGPVNQQKVNWIRRVVNDHRKQGDFNLLCIEINSAGGNVNESVRLAQAIADFGKDIRTVGIIRREARADAGIIAWACDDLVMWENARIGGQGDARNIRDRDRENLRGPLEQIAMLRQRTWSLPLALVDSNTQLWPYQRAGSNDFLYLSTDEWSNLPEKEDWLRGANMLPTADGFDAKTAHEIGLATHVINSEEELKSLYHLDGEIKRVRSNWALQAIEWLADPRLSAMLLFVAMFALMIEFSSPGVGVPGFVALLCFVLFFWSQFLHGTATGLEICLFVVGIICVLIEIFVAPGTMVFGLGGGLMIVSSIILASQTFVLPTNTYQLQQMPVSLTVFIVGLTGAFVAVGLVRRYLPETPYFNKMILQPPGGEELEHRQVREQLVQWAHLSGKRGVTTTALFPSGKALFGDEMVGVVSAGEMIEKGASVVVVEVLGSRVLVREV, encoded by the coding sequence ATGCCACAGATCGCTCAACTGAATCGGCCGGCTGTCTCTCGCTGGACTCTCTGGAGCCTGGCGTTGGTCGCGGTCTACGCGCTCGTGTCGGTGATGTCGCCGGCAGCGATTGCTTTCGATCACCCGGCGATTCCGCCGCTCCCTCCGAAGAAAAAGGCCAAAGACGAACGGCCTGCTGACCCCAACGTCGACAAAGCTGTCGCGAAGGCAAAAGGGGAGCCCAAGGAACAGGCGAAAGAAGAGAAGGCCGCGACCGTTGTCGTCATTCAAGTGCCGCTGCCGTTGACCGGCAATGTCGATCAGCTGGTGCAGGGGCAGATTTCTCGCGCGGTCAAACGCCTCCCTGCCGATGCCAAGCGACCGACGCTGATTTTGGAATTTCGCCCCGAAGCCGAATCGGCCGGCGAAGGGAGCGACTTCAGCCGAGCCCATTCGCTGGCACGCTACCTGGTCGGCGAGGATCTCGCCACGGTCAAAACAGTCGCGTACTTGCCCCATTCGGTGAAGGGGCACGCCGTGCTGCCGGTGCTCGCCTGCGAGCAGATTGTGATGTCGAAAGATGCGGAGCTCGGCGCCGCGGGAGTCGATGAAAAGCTGCTCGACGAAACGATGCGCGGCGCTTACCGCGAGTTTGCCACGCGCCGGCTGACCATTCCGCCAGCCGTCGCTCTCGGCATGCTCGACGACGATCTCGAAATCACTCGCGTCACCACGCCGGACGGCGTGCGATACGAAACGGCAGAAGGTGTGGCGAAGCTGCGGGCCGATGGGCTCGCCAATCGCGAAGATACGCTCTTCCGCGGCGGTGAAAAACACTTTCTCGACGGCAACCGGATGCGGCAGTACGGTTTCGCCACGCACTTAGCCGAAGACAAGCCGAGCCTGGCCGCGGCGCTCAATGTTTCGCCAGCTTCGCTTCGCGCGCCGCTCGTTCCCGACCAAGGTTGGAAGCCGATCCGCGTTGAGATCGACGGCCCGGTGAATCAACAAAAGGTGAACTGGATTCGCCGCGTTGTAAACGATCATCGCAAGCAGGGAGATTTCAATCTGCTCTGCATCGAGATCAATAGCGCCGGCGGCAATGTCAACGAAAGCGTCCGACTCGCGCAAGCCATTGCCGACTTCGGCAAGGATATTCGAACCGTCGGCATTATTCGTCGCGAAGCCCGCGCCGACGCCGGCATCATCGCCTGGGCTTGCGACGACTTAGTGATGTGGGAAAACGCCCGCATTGGCGGCCAGGGCGATGCGCGAAACATTCGTGATCGCGACCGCGAAAACCTCCGCGGTCCACTTGAGCAAATCGCCATGCTGCGTCAACGCACTTGGTCGCTGCCGCTCGCGCTTGTCGATTCGAATACGCAACTCTGGCCCTATCAGCGTGCCGGCTCGAACGACTTTCTGTACTTGTCCACCGACGAATGGAGCAACTTGCCCGAGAAAGAAGATTGGCTGCGCGGCGCCAACATGCTGCCGACGGCTGACGGGTTCGATGCCAAAACCGCTCACGAAATCGGCCTGGCCACCCATGTGATCAACAGCGAAGAAGAACTCAAAAGCCTCTATCATCTCGACGGCGAGATCAAAAGGGTCCGCTCGAATTGGGCTCTGCAAGCCATCGAATGGCTCGCCGATCCGCGTCTGTCAGCGATGTTGCTGTTTGTGGCGATGTTTGCCCTGATGATCGAATTTTCTTCACCCGGCGTCGGCGTGCCGGGGTTTGTCGCGCTCCTCTGCTTCGTCCTCTTCTTCTGGTCGCAATTTTTGCACGGTACGGCGACAGGTTTAGAAATCTGCCTGTTCGTCGTCGGCATCATTTGCGTGCTGATCGAAATCTTCGTTGCGCCGGGAACGATGGTGTTCGGCCTGGGCGGCGGCTTGATGATTGTGTCGTCGATCATTCTCGCCAGTCAGACGTTTGTGTTGCCGACGAACACTTATCAGCTGCAGCAGATGCCGGTTTCGCTGACGGTGTTTATTGTTGGTTTGACCGGCGCGTTTGTCGCCGTTGGTTTGGTGCGCCGCTATTTGCCCGAAACGCCGTACTTCAACAAAATGATTCTGCAACCGCCAGGGGGCGAAGAACTCGAGCATCGGCAAGTGCGCGAACAGCTAGTGCAATGGGCCCATCTCTCCGGCAAGCGCGGTGTGACCACCACCGCCCTCTTCCCTTCCGGCAAGGCTCTCTTCGGCGATGAAATGGTTGGCGTGGTCAGCGCGGGCGAAATGATCGAAAAAGGGGCCAGCGTGGTGGTCGTCGAAGTCCTCGGCAGCCGCGTGCTGGTGCGTGAAGTTTAA
- a CDS encoding NfeD family protein, whose protein sequence is MDYFTWALILLVFGLVCLVLEFFVPSSGMLGALCALSLIAAIVLGFMSGTTTGAAMLLGVLISVPAFLFAAIQLWPSTSLGKMILNEPPSHADELLPETPSYRGLRDLVGKRGTAKSLMLPGGIVQIEGKNYDAISEGTPIEPGQRVLVVQISTQRLVVRGEDGDLEQPAIQHGTVKQEEMQRDSRVSYNSHVANPIPLEAPPPADIADPFAEEEAR, encoded by the coding sequence ATGGACTATTTCACCTGGGCTTTGATTCTGCTGGTCTTTGGGCTGGTTTGCCTCGTGCTGGAGTTTTTCGTTCCCTCGAGCGGCATGCTGGGAGCGCTCTGCGCGCTGTCGCTGATCGCCGCGATCGTGCTCGGGTTTATGAGCGGCACGACGACGGGTGCTGCGATGTTGCTGGGAGTGCTGATCAGCGTGCCGGCGTTTTTGTTTGCCGCCATTCAGCTATGGCCCAGCACTTCGCTCGGCAAGATGATTCTGAATGAACCACCCAGCCATGCCGACGAACTGTTGCCGGAAACGCCCAGTTATCGCGGCCTGCGCGATCTCGTCGGCAAGCGCGGCACCGCCAAGAGCCTGATGTTGCCGGGGGGCATCGTGCAGATTGAAGGCAAGAACTACGACGCCATCAGCGAAGGGACGCCCATCGAACCCGGTCAACGTGTTCTCGTTGTGCAGATCAGCACGCAACGACTCGTCGTGCGTGGCGAAGACGGAGATCTTGAGCAGCCTGCGATCCAACATGGAACGGTAAAGCAGGAAGAGATGCAGCGCGACAGTCGCGTTTCTTACAACTCGCACGTTGCGAACCCGATACCGCTCGAAGCGCCGCCGCCGGCGGACATCGCCGATCCATTTGCGGAAGAAGAAGCCCGGTAA
- the panB gene encoding 3-methyl-2-oxobutanoate hydroxymethyltransferase, which produces MKRPSRITVPQLVALKQAGEKISMLTAYDYPTAALVDAAGIEAVLIGDSMAMVVQGHETTLPVTFEQIKYHAEMVGRAVQHALVIVDLPFPTNHLGVHRVIELAGQLLKEARVQAVKLEGGADQAPVIAGLVSAGIPVMAHIGLRPQNVHQMGGYKVQRDAEKLLADSLAAQNAGAFGIVLECIPAELATRITKELTIPTIGIGAGAGCDGQVLVLHDLLGLTNGFVPKFVKQYADLSTVISSAVENYKTEVRSGKFPGPEQQFR; this is translated from the coding sequence ATGAAACGTCCGTCTCGCATCACCGTTCCGCAGCTCGTGGCCCTCAAGCAAGCGGGAGAAAAAATCTCCATGCTGACTGCGTACGACTATCCCACGGCGGCGCTCGTCGACGCGGCAGGGATCGAAGCCGTCCTCATTGGCGACAGCATGGCCATGGTCGTGCAGGGGCACGAGACGACGCTGCCGGTGACGTTCGAGCAGATCAAATACCACGCCGAAATGGTCGGCCGGGCTGTGCAACACGCGCTGGTCATCGTCGATCTGCCGTTTCCCACGAATCATCTCGGCGTGCATCGCGTCATCGAGCTCGCCGGGCAATTGCTGAAGGAAGCCCGTGTGCAGGCCGTCAAACTTGAGGGGGGCGCCGACCAGGCTCCAGTCATTGCCGGACTGGTTTCGGCTGGCATTCCTGTGATGGCTCATATTGGGCTGCGGCCGCAAAATGTCCATCAGATGGGCGGCTACAAAGTGCAGCGCGATGCCGAAAAGCTGCTCGCTGATTCGCTCGCGGCGCAAAATGCCGGCGCGTTTGGCATTGTCCTCGAATGCATTCCCGCCGAGTTGGCGACTCGCATTACCAAGGAACTGACGATTCCCACGATCGGCATCGGGGCCGGCGCGGGTTGCGACGGCCAGGTGCTGGTGCTGCACGATCTGCTTGGCCTGACGAACGGCTTCGTGCCGAAGTTCGTCAAGCAATACGCCGATCTGTCGACGGTCATTTCGTCAGCCGTCGAGAACTATAAAACCGAAGTCCGCAGCGGCAAGTTCCCGGGACCGGAACAGCAGTTCCGGTAA
- a CDS encoding RluA family pseudouridine synthase yields the protein MQLPILYEDNHLLVVNKPAGIATMGVTDDEESVAKLAKEYLKEKYQKPGNVYLGVVSRIDRLVSGVLVFARTSKAAARLSEQFRERETAKIYWAVVEKLPRGGTQELVHWMLKDERHQRMVVTAPRATGAQEARLIYRPLQKVKRGELLEVELLTGRKHQIRLQLSTVGSPILGDRKYGSEQWFDHGIALHSRQLTIAHPTKQESLTFVAPLPAAWSKLGINQ from the coding sequence ATGCAACTCCCCATCCTCTACGAAGACAACCACCTGCTCGTCGTCAACAAGCCCGCCGGCATCGCCACGATGGGTGTGACCGACGACGAAGAAAGCGTCGCCAAGCTGGCCAAAGAGTACCTCAAAGAGAAGTACCAAAAGCCCGGCAACGTCTACCTGGGAGTCGTCAGTCGCATCGATCGGCTCGTCAGCGGCGTGTTGGTCTTCGCCCGCACAAGTAAAGCCGCGGCGCGGTTGTCAGAGCAATTCCGCGAGCGCGAAACGGCCAAAATCTATTGGGCAGTCGTCGAGAAGTTACCACGAGGCGGGACGCAAGAATTAGTACATTGGATGCTGAAGGATGAACGCCATCAGCGAATGGTGGTCACAGCACCGCGCGCAACGGGCGCACAGGAAGCACGCCTGATTTATCGGCCGTTGCAAAAGGTGAAACGCGGCGAGCTATTGGAAGTGGAACTGCTCACTGGCCGAAAGCATCAGATCCGTTTGCAGCTTTCCACCGTCGGTTCACCAATCCTCGGCGATCGCAAATATGGCAGCGAGCAGTGGTTTGACCACGGTATTGCACTGCACTCGCGACAGTTGACGATTGCGCACCCGACGAAGCAAGAGTCGCTGACGTTCGTCGCGCCGTTGCCGGCTGCGTGGAGCAAGTTGGGGATTAATCAATAG
- a CDS encoding prepilin-type N-terminal cleavage/methylation domain-containing protein, whose amino-acid sequence MRIRRGFVFLELLIALAILALIVGAIFCTFWHFVVSPLSLWIWLGGLFGPFGVLFVLFFALNLLADIASRRGK is encoded by the coding sequence ATGAGAATTCGTCGAGGATTTGTATTTTTGGAATTGCTGATCGCACTCGCAATCCTCGCCTTGATCGTCGGCGCCATCTTTTGCACGTTCTGGCACTTCGTTGTAAGTCCGCTCAGCCTTTGGATATGGTTGGGCGGCCTCTTTGGCCCATTCGGCGTCTTGTTTGTCTTATTTTTCGCACTCAATCTCTTGGCTGATATCGCATCTCGGCGAGGGAAATGA
- a CDS encoding trans-sulfuration enzyme family protein, with translation MSASNGKSPPSSKPTEPGFSTLSIHAGEDRQKIAHSLTDPIVCSATYTFSSTQAVIDFIQEKQPREEYGRYGNPGERVVERKLAALDAGEDAVLFASGMAAFVGLLMAKLSAGDEVIFFDECYHRSREFCTKHMSRFGVTTKQVKTGDYEAMAAAITPKTKMLISESPTNPHLSVVDMERFGALGKKHGVETLIDATLATPYNCRPLSYGIDYVLHSATKYLGGHNDLLAGVITGSKEQLEAVRKLRGIMGAINSPHNIYLLERGLKTFELRMARHNANGQAVAEFLANHPRVSKVYFPGLETHPYYSVAKQQMRGFGGLITFLVKDADWKATAKVVDGAKIARIAPSLGGVESLIEQPMVMSYFEYKPEDRARFGIHDNMIRLACGLEDTADLIEDLRQALEG, from the coding sequence ATGTCTGCATCGAATGGCAAGTCGCCGCCGTCCTCAAAGCCCACGGAACCCGGTTTCAGCACGCTGTCGATTCACGCCGGTGAAGATCGGCAAAAAATCGCTCACTCGCTGACCGATCCGATCGTCTGCTCGGCGACGTACACCTTCAGCAGCACGCAAGCGGTGATCGACTTCATTCAAGAGAAGCAGCCGCGCGAAGAGTATGGCCGTTACGGCAACCCGGGCGAACGCGTGGTCGAGCGCAAGCTCGCCGCGCTCGACGCCGGTGAAGATGCCGTGCTGTTTGCCAGCGGCATGGCCGCGTTTGTCGGCTTGCTGATGGCCAAGCTCAGCGCCGGCGACGAAGTGATTTTCTTCGACGAGTGTTATCACCGCAGCCGCGAGTTCTGCACAAAGCACATGAGCCGCTTCGGCGTCACGACAAAGCAAGTGAAGACCGGCGATTACGAGGCGATGGCCGCTGCCATCACGCCGAAGACGAAAATGCTGATCAGCGAATCGCCGACGAATCCGCACTTGTCGGTCGTCGACATGGAACGGTTCGGCGCCCTCGGCAAAAAGCACGGTGTCGAGACGCTCATCGATGCGACGCTGGCCACGCCTTACAACTGCCGGCCTTTGAGCTACGGCATCGACTATGTGCTGCACAGCGCGACGAAATATCTCGGCGGTCACAACGATCTGCTGGCCGGCGTGATCACCGGCTCGAAGGAGCAACTTGAAGCAGTTCGCAAGCTCCGCGGCATCATGGGGGCGATCAACTCGCCGCACAATATTTATCTGCTCGAGCGCGGCCTGAAGACGTTCGAACTTCGCATGGCCCGCCACAATGCGAACGGCCAGGCCGTGGCTGAGTTCCTCGCCAATCATCCTCGCGTCAGCAAGGTTTATTTCCCCGGCCTGGAAACGCATCCGTACTACTCAGTGGCCAAGCAGCAAATGCGCGGCTTTGGCGGGCTGATCACGTTCCTAGTGAAAGACGCCGATTGGAAGGCGACAGCGAAGGTCGTTGACGGCGCGAAGATCGCTCGCATCGCGCCGAGCCTCGGCGGCGTCGAGTCGCTCATCGAACAGCCGATGGTGATGAGCTATTTCGAATACAAACCCGAAGACCGTGCCCGCTTCGGCATTCACGACAACATGATCCGCCTGGCCTGTGGTTTGGAAGACACGGCGGATCTGATCGAAGATCTGCGGCAGGCGCTCGAGGGGTAG
- a CDS encoding PSD1 and planctomycete cytochrome C domain-containing protein — MRNVERRMQNVACVSRFCATVALCLYFVNSLRADDQEGNRFFESKIRPILVKHCYECHGPDLQENKLRVDSLEGINRGGKAGALIIAGKPEKSLLIAAVGYQVPDLQMPPDKKLGEREIADLTAWVKMGAPHPDRQAGGPAVVEKFDLAEGKKFWSFQPIVDHPTPAVKDVAWAKNGVDSFVLAQLEAKDIRPAAAVDKLTLLRRATFDLTGLPPTPAEIATFLQDESPTAFAAVVDRLLDSPHYGERWGRHWLDVARYADSNGVDENVAHGNAWRYRDYVVRSLNADKPYDQFLVEQLAGDLLPPTDDTAMRNDRLIATGFLSLGPKVLAEVDKTKMEMDILDEQLDTVGRSILGLTFGCARCHDHKFDPIRAEDYYAMVGIFKSTRTMETFTTIAKWWENPLAPAAEVQRKVALDKLVAEQKAALDALLKKSKDELAAKLKPAELPKDFETQLSPEVQTELKVRREELARLTASVPVIPTAMGVSDGKVTDVPVHIRGSHLALGEVAQRGFPVVLVSTEQPKLPADRSGRLELANWLVRRDHPLTARVMVNRIWRWHFGQGLVSTTDNFGKLGERPSHPELLDWLAARFMDSGWSLKKMHRLIMLSQTYQQSSAFDAKGFAADPENRLYWRMPLRRLEAEEIRDALLTSSGLLDRTPGTSLLHVGNREFLFDHTSKDGTKYDSKKRSLYLPVIRNNLYDVFQLFDATDATVLDGNRATTVVAPQALFMLNSDLVLAASKGLAESVIAETASPSTRVEQLYLRTFGRSPNATEVERAMAYVEKQRTAGKSEAEAWSSFGHVLFSANEFIYLK; from the coding sequence ATGCGGAACGTAGAACGCAGAATGCAGAATGTCGCTTGCGTTTCACGATTCTGCGCCACGGTTGCGCTCTGCCTCTACTTTGTGAACAGCCTCCGAGCGGACGACCAAGAAGGCAATCGCTTCTTCGAATCCAAAATCCGCCCGATCCTCGTCAAGCATTGCTACGAATGCCACGGCCCGGACCTGCAGGAAAACAAACTGCGGGTCGATTCGCTCGAGGGGATCAATCGCGGCGGAAAAGCCGGTGCGCTCATCATCGCCGGCAAACCAGAGAAGAGCCTACTGATCGCTGCGGTTGGCTATCAGGTTCCCGATCTGCAAATGCCGCCAGACAAAAAGCTCGGCGAGCGCGAAATTGCCGATCTGACAGCCTGGGTGAAAATGGGTGCGCCGCACCCTGATCGCCAAGCCGGTGGGCCAGCCGTCGTCGAGAAGTTTGATCTCGCCGAGGGAAAAAAGTTCTGGTCGTTTCAACCGATCGTCGATCATCCAACTCCGGCGGTGAAAGATGTCGCCTGGGCCAAAAATGGCGTTGATTCGTTTGTTCTTGCGCAACTGGAAGCGAAAGACATTCGTCCTGCTGCGGCTGTTGATAAGTTGACGCTGCTTCGACGTGCGACGTTTGATCTCACGGGATTACCGCCGACACCTGCCGAGATTGCAACCTTTCTCCAAGATGAATCTCCGACCGCGTTCGCTGCCGTAGTTGATCGCTTACTCGATTCGCCGCATTACGGCGAACGCTGGGGACGGCATTGGCTCGATGTGGCGCGGTACGCCGATTCGAACGGTGTCGATGAAAACGTCGCGCACGGCAATGCCTGGCGGTATCGTGATTATGTTGTGCGTTCGCTCAATGCCGACAAGCCCTACGATCAATTTCTCGTCGAGCAACTCGCCGGCGATCTGTTGCCACCGACCGATGACACGGCAATGCGCAACGACCGGCTCATCGCGACGGGCTTTCTTTCGCTCGGCCCGAAGGTGCTCGCCGAGGTCGATAAGACCAAGATGGAAATGGACATCCTCGACGAGCAACTCGACACGGTCGGTCGCTCGATCCTCGGCTTGACGTTTGGCTGTGCTCGTTGCCACGATCACAAGTTCGATCCGATCCGCGCGGAAGATTACTACGCGATGGTAGGCATCTTCAAAAGCACGCGGACGATGGAGACTTTCACCACGATTGCCAAGTGGTGGGAAAATCCGCTGGCCCCCGCCGCCGAAGTGCAACGCAAAGTGGCTCTCGACAAGCTCGTCGCCGAACAAAAAGCGGCCCTCGATGCATTGCTGAAAAAATCGAAGGATGAGCTGGCAGCCAAACTAAAGCCAGCCGAACTGCCCAAAGATTTTGAAACGCAGCTCAGTCCTGAAGTGCAGACCGAACTGAAAGTACGTCGCGAAGAACTTGCGCGACTCACGGCCAGCGTGCCAGTCATTCCCACGGCGATGGGCGTGAGCGACGGGAAAGTCACCGACGTGCCGGTGCACATCCGCGGCAGTCATCTAGCACTCGGCGAAGTCGCCCAGCGCGGCTTTCCGGTCGTGCTTGTTTCCACCGAACAACCCAAGCTTCCCGCCGATCGCAGCGGTCGCTTGGAACTGGCGAATTGGCTCGTGCGCCGCGATCATCCCCTCACTGCGCGAGTCATGGTCAACCGCATCTGGCGCTGGCACTTCGGCCAGGGCCTGGTGAGCACAACGGACAACTTCGGCAAGCTTGGCGAACGGCCGAGTCATCCCGAATTGCTCGATTGGCTCGCCGCGCGGTTTATGGATAGCGGCTGGTCACTGAAGAAAATGCATCGGCTGATCATGCTCTCGCAGACGTATCAGCAGAGTAGCGCGTTCGACGCGAAAGGTTTCGCCGCCGATCCTGAGAACCGCCTCTACTGGCGGATGCCGCTGCGGCGACTCGAAGCCGAGGAAATTCGCGACGCGCTCCTCACAAGCAGTGGCCTGCTCGATCGCACGCCCGGCACCTCGCTGCTGCACGTCGGCAACCGCGAGTTCCTCTTCGACCACACTTCGAAGGACGGCACGAAATACGACAGCAAGAAACGCTCACTCTACCTGCCAGTGATTCGCAACAACCTCTACGACGTTTTTCAGCTCTTCGACGCAACCGATGCCACCGTGCTCGATGGCAACCGCGCGACGACCGTTGTCGCGCCGCAAGCACTGTTCATGCTCAATAGCGATTTGGTGCTGGCCGCGAGCAAGGGACTCGCGGAAAGTGTGATTGCCGAAACGGCGTCGCCTTCAACTCGCGTCGAACAGTTGTATCTGCGAACATTCGGCCGCTCGCCAAACGCGACGGAAGTCGAGCGAGCGATGGCCTATGTCGAGAAGCAGCGAACGGCTGGAAAGAGCGAAGCCGAAGCGTGGTCCTCGTTCGGTCACGTGTTGTTTTCGGCGAATGAGTTTATTTATTTGAAGTAA
- a CDS encoding DUF1501 domain-containing protein, with the protein MNSQIQTTPTPHPNPLPEAGRGNSHGSRRALLKSAGAGFGYLALQALLGAEQKVTAANPLAPKVPHHQPRAKRIIFVFMKGGPSQVDTFDYKPKLQEMDGKELPFAKPRVQFAPTGNLLKSPWKFQKHGQSGIEVSELFPHVAKHVDDLCIINSLHGSNAAHGGALLKIHTGSDSFSRPSLGSWVNYGLGTENQDLPGFITICPTLAHGGVKNWSSSFLPATYAGTPIGNASIPVTQARVRYLTNEKMNRTQQRQELDLLAEMNREHLQTTGPEQALESRIDSFELAFRMQQVFPEVESLADESAATLAAYGVNEPMTENFGRQCLLARRFVERGVRFVQVTHSDSMVQWDQHGDLVKGHTKNAKEVDQPIAALLADLKQRGLLEDTLVLWGGEFGRTPTAQGKDGRDHNPEGFTMWLAGGGVRGGMKYGATDEFGYYAAENKVHVHDLHATLLHLLGLDHERLTYRYAGRDFRLTDVAGKVVRGILA; encoded by the coding sequence ATGAATAGCCAGATCCAAACCACTCCAACCCCTCACCCTAACCCTCTCCCCGAAGCGGGGCGAGGGAACTCACACGGCTCACGCCGTGCTCTGCTAAAGAGTGCAGGCGCCGGTTTCGGTTATCTCGCTCTTCAGGCCCTCCTCGGCGCAGAACAAAAAGTCACCGCAGCCAATCCTCTCGCGCCGAAAGTTCCGCATCACCAACCGCGCGCCAAGCGAATCATTTTCGTCTTCATGAAAGGCGGCCCGTCGCAGGTCGACACCTTCGATTACAAACCGAAACTTCAAGAGATGGACGGCAAGGAATTGCCGTTCGCCAAACCACGGGTGCAGTTCGCGCCGACGGGAAACCTGCTGAAGTCGCCGTGGAAGTTTCAGAAGCACGGCCAGAGCGGCATCGAGGTGAGTGAGCTCTTTCCGCATGTGGCGAAGCACGTTGACGATCTGTGCATCATCAATTCGCTGCATGGCTCGAACGCAGCTCATGGCGGCGCGCTGTTGAAGATCCACACCGGCAGCGATTCGTTCAGCAGGCCGAGCCTTGGTTCGTGGGTGAACTATGGCCTCGGCACCGAGAATCAAGATCTGCCGGGCTTCATCACAATCTGTCCTACCCTGGCCCATGGCGGCGTGAAAAATTGGAGTTCATCGTTCTTGCCTGCGACGTACGCCGGCACGCCGATCGGCAATGCGAGCATTCCAGTCACGCAGGCTCGCGTGCGGTACCTCACCAACGAAAAAATGAATCGCACGCAGCAACGACAAGAGCTCGACCTGCTCGCGGAAATGAATCGCGAGCATTTGCAGACGACCGGCCCTGAGCAGGCGCTCGAGAGTCGTATCGATTCCTTCGAACTCGCTTTCCGTATGCAGCAGGTTTTTCCCGAGGTCGAAAGTCTCGCCGATGAATCGGCTGCCACGCTCGCGGCTTATGGCGTGAACGAACCGATGACGGAGAACTTCGGCCGGCAGTGTTTGCTGGCCCGGCGGTTCGTCGAACGGGGCGTAAGGTTCGTGCAGGTGACGCACAGCGACAGCATGGTGCAGTGGGATCAGCATGGCGATCTCGTCAAAGGTCATACGAAGAACGCCAAGGAAGTCGATCAGCCGATTGCCGCGCTCCTGGCCGATCTCAAGCAGCGCGGCTTGCTCGAAGACACGCTGGTCCTCTGGGGCGGCGAGTTCGGTCGCACGCCAACCGCGCAAGGAAAGGACGGACGCGATCACAATCCCGAGGGCTTCACGATGTGGCTCGCTGGCGGTGGTGTGCGCGGCGGCATGAAGTACGGCGCGACGGATGAGTTCGGTTACTACGCAGCCGAGAACAAAGTGCACGTGCACGATCTGCACGCGACGCTGTTACACTTGCTCGGCCTCGATCACGAACGGCTGACCTATCGTTATGCTGGTCGCGATTTTCGGCTGACCGACGTCGCCGGCAAAGTCGTCCGCGGCATTCTGGCGTAA